One part of the Methylobacterium mesophilicum SR1.6/6 genome encodes these proteins:
- a CDS encoding heavy metal translocating P-type ATPase: protein MSTAAVGSTEAGCSKVAGWASRLREWLALLPLTALCVGLLLRALGHPEFAAWAWTLATLTIFGALLIQIAASLTKGDVGLDLVALISMGGALALSQPLTGAVIALMYAGGEALEAYAAGRAGRAMTALLTRQPRTALREEEGALREVPIAALKPGDRILVRVGDVLPVDGRVAAGRAVLDQSSLTGEALPVTFRANEPVLSGTVNMGTPFTLMTGRRAAESTYAGIVQLVEAARAQKAPMARLADRYGLAFLFLTLLLAGGTWLATDDPLRTLAVLVVATPCPLILAVPVALVSGLSRAAGIGVLIKGGGALEMLAKVRVLVVDKTGTLTDGAARLTAARILGDLGESEVLRLVASLEQASGHPLARALIEESARRGLTLSQPEDVEETPGEGMAGLVEGRLVVVGGPHLMRMHGVHFPSQDEGGGMAAIAATVLVAIDGAAAAALVFADPLRADGGNALLELRACGIERVVLATGDRRAVAEALVAGLPVDAVAADLNPTDKTDAVTAERRLGPVMMVGDGVNDAPALAAADLGVALGARGAAAAAEAADVVLLVDSLAPLSDAIRIAKRTRAIALQSVWAGLGLSVAGMMAAALGHLTPLQGALLQEAIDVAVILNAMRALGGPRGGRQRWA, encoded by the coding sequence ATGTCGACTGCGGCCGTAGGCTCAACCGAAGCAGGATGCTCGAAGGTCGCCGGGTGGGCGTCACGGCTGCGGGAATGGCTGGCCCTCCTCCCGCTCACTGCCCTCTGCGTGGGCCTTCTGCTGCGCGCGCTGGGTCATCCCGAATTCGCCGCCTGGGCGTGGACGCTTGCGACCCTGACGATCTTCGGCGCCCTCCTGATCCAGATCGCGGCGAGTCTGACGAAGGGTGACGTTGGGCTCGACCTCGTCGCCCTGATCTCGATGGGCGGCGCACTCGCCCTATCCCAGCCGCTGACTGGCGCCGTCATCGCCCTCATGTACGCGGGCGGCGAGGCGCTGGAAGCTTACGCGGCTGGCCGAGCCGGGCGGGCGATGACGGCGCTGCTCACCCGCCAGCCGCGCACCGCCCTGCGCGAGGAAGAAGGCGCGTTGAGAGAGGTCCCCATCGCCGCGCTAAAACCGGGAGACCGCATTCTGGTGCGCGTCGGTGACGTCCTGCCGGTGGACGGCCGGGTTGCCGCGGGTCGCGCCGTGCTCGACCAGTCGAGCCTCACTGGCGAAGCGCTGCCCGTCACCTTCCGCGCGAACGAACCTGTGCTGAGCGGCACGGTGAACATGGGCACGCCGTTCACCCTGATGACGGGGCGGCGCGCGGCCGAGAGCACGTATGCCGGGATCGTCCAGCTCGTGGAGGCGGCGCGAGCCCAAAAGGCGCCGATGGCACGGTTGGCGGACCGATACGGGCTCGCTTTCCTCTTCCTCACGCTGCTGCTGGCCGGGGGCACCTGGCTCGCTACCGACGACCCCCTTCGGACGCTGGCTGTGCTGGTCGTCGCCACGCCATGCCCGCTGATCCTGGCGGTGCCCGTCGCCCTCGTCTCCGGCCTCTCCCGCGCAGCCGGCATCGGCGTTCTCATCAAGGGCGGCGGCGCACTTGAGATGCTGGCCAAGGTCCGTGTGCTGGTGGTCGACAAGACGGGCACCCTGACCGACGGGGCCGCCCGGCTGACCGCTGCACGGATTCTGGGCGACCTTGGCGAAAGCGAGGTCCTGAGGCTCGTGGCGTCACTCGAACAGGCCTCCGGTCATCCGCTGGCACGCGCCCTGATCGAGGAGTCGGCTCGACGAGGCCTGACGCTCTCGCAGCCCGAAGACGTCGAGGAAACGCCCGGGGAAGGCATGGCCGGGCTGGTGGAGGGGCGGCTCGTCGTTGTCGGGGGACCGCACCTGATGCGGATGCACGGAGTCCACTTCCCGTCGCAGGACGAGGGCGGAGGCATGGCGGCAATCGCGGCAACCGTGCTGGTCGCCATCGACGGCGCGGCCGCCGCCGCGCTGGTGTTCGCCGATCCGCTGCGGGCGGACGGCGGCAACGCGCTCCTCGAACTGCGCGCGTGCGGCATCGAGCGGGTCGTGCTCGCGACCGGAGACCGACGCGCCGTCGCGGAGGCGCTCGTCGCCGGCCTGCCGGTTGACGCCGTCGCCGCCGACCTGAACCCGACAGACAAGACGGACGCCGTGACCGCAGAGCGCCGGCTCGGTCCCGTGATGATGGTGGGCGATGGCGTCAACGACGCGCCCGCCTTGGCAGCCGCCGACCTCGGCGTGGCCCTCGGCGCTCGGGGCGCGGCAGCCGCTGCCGAGGCGGCAGACGTCGTCCTGCTGGTCGACAGCCTAGCCCCGTTGTCGGATGCCATCCGCATCGCGAAGCGGACCCGTGCCATCGCGCTTCAGAGCGTGTGGGCAGGCCTGGGGCTTTCGGTCGCCGGCATGATGGCGGCTGCGCTGGGCCACCTCACGCCCCTGCAAGGGGCGCTTCTGCAGGAGGCTATCGACGTCGCCGTGATCCTCAACGCCATGCGCGCGCTGGGCGGTCCCCGGGGCGGCCGCCAGCGGTGGGCATAA
- a CDS encoding isochorismatase family protein — protein MPLIDPTRSLLLAIDLQVRLMPTIADGAEVIAQTGRLAAAAQCLDVPILFTEQNAGGLGPTVPELAPVRGVAFPKMSFGAARAPGFLDQLPADRDCVVAGCEAHVCVLQTVLGLLEAGRRAYVVRDAVGSRRTANRDAALARMAAHGAEIVTTEMVVFEWLGSARNPRFREIVRLIK, from the coding sequence CAGGCTCATGCCGACGATCGCCGATGGGGCGGAGGTGATCGCCCAGACGGGCCGCCTCGCCGCGGCGGCGCAGTGCCTCGACGTCCCGATCCTGTTCACCGAGCAGAATGCCGGCGGGCTTGGGCCGACTGTGCCGGAACTCGCCCCGGTGCGCGGCGTCGCGTTTCCGAAGATGAGCTTCGGGGCTGCGCGGGCGCCGGGCTTCCTCGACCAGTTGCCCGCCGACCGCGACTGCGTGGTGGCCGGGTGCGAGGCGCATGTCTGCGTACTGCAGACGGTCCTGGGGCTTCTGGAGGCCGGGCGGCGGGCCTATGTCGTCCGCGACGCGGTGGGCTCGCGCCGGACCGCGAACCGTGACGCGGCGCTGGCTCGGATGGCGGCCCACGGCGCCGAGATCGTCACCACCGAGATGGTGGTGTTCGAGTGGCTCGGCAGCGCCCGGAACCCGCGCTTCCGCGAGATCGTCCGGCTCATCAAGTGA
- a CDS encoding sigma-70 family RNA polymerase sigma factor, whose protein sequence is MTTATGTPTGTDTEMRDLLLAAIPALRAFAFSLTYDLDRSDDLVQDTLVRAWINAASFRRGTNLTAWLFTILRNLFYSEQRKRKREVEDADGVLAGKLTSLPEQEVRMEMAQFQNALNRLPPAQREALVLVGAQSFTYEEAAAICGVAVGTIKSRVSRARLRLIEVLGMDGSDDIGPDAQTRAALDSP, encoded by the coding sequence ATGACCACCGCAACGGGCACACCGACCGGCACCGACACCGAGATGCGCGACCTCCTGCTCGCGGCGATCCCGGCCCTGCGGGCGTTCGCGTTCTCGCTGACCTACGATCTCGACCGCTCGGACGACCTTGTGCAGGACACGCTGGTCCGCGCCTGGATCAACGCCGCCAGCTTCCGCCGGGGGACCAACCTCACCGCGTGGCTGTTCACGATCCTGCGCAACCTGTTCTACTCGGAGCAGCGCAAGCGCAAGCGCGAGGTGGAGGATGCCGACGGCGTCCTCGCGGGCAAGCTGACCTCCCTGCCGGAGCAGGAGGTCCGGATGGAGATGGCGCAGTTCCAGAACGCCCTGAACCGCTTGCCCCCCGCGCAGCGCGAAGCGCTGGTCCTGGTCGGCGCCCAGAGCTTCACCTACGAGGAGGCCGCAGCCATCTGCGGCGTCGCGGTCGGCACCATCAAGAGCCGGGTGAGCCGGGCGCGCCTGCGCCTCATCGAGGTCCTGGGCATGGACGGGAGCGACGATATCGGTCCCGACGCGCAGACGCGGGCCGCCCTGGACAGCCCCTGA
- a CDS encoding NepR family anti-sigma factor: MTGHEDEQAPLATAGMAEAAGPASARPRHPAEPHPAPRRAIDGVARDRIGRGLRLHYAEVLALPIPDRLRTLLDDLAACSDTEVQP; the protein is encoded by the coding sequence ATGACCGGACACGAGGACGAGCAGGCGCCCCTGGCCACCGCCGGGATGGCGGAGGCGGCCGGGCCAGCCTCTGCGCGCCCGCGTCACCCGGCGGAGCCGCACCCCGCACCGCGCCGCGCCATCGACGGCGTAGCACGGGACCGGATCGGGCGCGGCCTGCGCCTGCACTATGCCGAAGTCCTGGCCCTGCCGATCCCGGACCGGCTCCGGACGCTGCTCGACGACCTCGCCGCCTGCTCGGACACGGAGGTCCAGCCATGA
- a CDS encoding universal stress protein gives MDYANILVSIDHGDAAPDRIRLAGHLARRFEATLTGAAGHKVPVPLLVRDAYDAVAQEERNIADVRRILDAARALFERSAGTEIRTDWREALADPVTHFVERAREADLVVISRLGPDDEDPGPLAVPPGPVLMEAGRPVLVVPPRLMNLNAARIVVAWKDGPEARRSVTAALPFIRDADHVFVATVGANGEREGAGDVAAHLARHGAHVTVHLLDPTGRDGDEIVGFALRRDADLIVMGAYGHSRLREWMFGGVTRDLLDRSPLCCLMCH, from the coding sequence ATGGACTACGCGAACATCCTCGTCTCCATCGATCACGGCGACGCGGCGCCCGACCGGATCCGTCTCGCCGGCCACTTGGCCCGACGGTTTGAGGCGACCCTCACGGGAGCGGCCGGCCACAAGGTGCCGGTGCCGCTCTTGGTACGGGACGCTTACGACGCCGTCGCGCAGGAGGAACGAAACATCGCGGACGTCCGCCGTATCCTCGACGCGGCGCGTGCCCTGTTCGAGCGGAGCGCCGGGACGGAGATCCGCACGGACTGGCGCGAGGCTCTCGCCGATCCCGTCACACACTTCGTGGAGCGGGCCCGCGAGGCCGACCTCGTCGTGATCAGCCGGCTCGGGCCGGATGACGAGGACCCCGGGCCCCTCGCCGTGCCGCCCGGACCGGTGCTGATGGAAGCTGGCCGGCCCGTCCTGGTCGTGCCGCCGCGGCTCATGAACCTGAACGCGGCCCGCATCGTCGTGGCCTGGAAGGACGGGCCTGAGGCCCGGCGGTCGGTGACAGCGGCGCTGCCTTTCATTCGCGATGCAGATCACGTCTTCGTCGCGACCGTCGGCGCGAACGGGGAGCGCGAGGGCGCCGGCGACGTCGCCGCCCACCTCGCCCGTCACGGCGCCCACGTCACCGTCCACCTCCTGGATCCGACCGGACGCGACGGCGACGAGATCGTCGGCTTCGCCCTGCGACGGGACGCGGACCTCATCGTGATGGGCGCCTACGGCCATTCCCGTCTGCGGGAATGGATGTTCGGCGGGGTCACGCGTGACCTTCTGGACCGTTCGCCCCTCTGCTGCCTGATGTGCCACTGA